Sequence from the [Bacteroides] pectinophilus genome:
GACTGGGAAACTGTAGGCCGCTGTGTCAATCGTGCTCTTCACGATTTAGAACCGGAGCACTCAAGAAGACTTGATAGTCTGGTTAATATCGGCATTGACGAAACCAGTTACAAAAAGGGTCACAAGTACATTACAGTAATCGTTAATCACGATACCAACACAGTGGTATGGGCATCGGAAGACCATGGCAAATCCGTTCTTGAAAAGTTTTATAAACAGCTTACTCCAGAGCAGCTATCCAGCATCAAGGTTGTTACAGGTGATGGTGCCAAATGGATCACAGAGTGTGTAAATGAATACACTCCTGACTGCGCCCATTGTGTTGATTCCTTTCACGTAATCGAGTGGGCTATGACAGCTCTCGATGAAGTCAGAAAAGATATCTGGCATGATGCCTACAGCGAATATAAGCAGGTCAAAAAAGATAATCCATGTAGCAAGGGTCGTCCTAAAAAGGATGATCCTGAACTTGCTATTGTGAAAGCAGCTAAAGCTAAAGCAGATGAGATAAAAGGCTCTGCATACATGATAAAGGTTCTCTGTTTCCTTTTTGATACCAAATATCATATGCATTATATAATATCTTTCTAAACTCTTCCATGTTTCTATTATTGATAGTATTAAAATCTCCTATGAGAATATACTCTTCGTTAGAATGTTTCTGTAAAAATGAATACAATTCATTCCAAAATTGTTCATCATATTTGGGTGGAATTGGTTATCTAATTAACTACATTATTTTCTGTCTAAAATATCCATAAATTCGTCACCTGTAATTGTTTCCTTCTCATACAGGTACATAACCAGTTCGTCCAGTTTTTCCCTGTTTTCAGCAAGGATTTTTCTTGCTTTTTCATGCTCTGCTTTTACGAGCTGCACGACTTTTTCATCAATTTCCTTCTGGGTATCTGCGGAACAGGAAAGAGACGTATCGCCGCCAAGATACTGGTTGGTCACGTTTTCCATTGCCACCATGTCGAATTCATCTGTCATGCCATAGCGGGTGATCATCGCTCTTGCAATTTTTGTTGCCTGTTCGATATCATTGGAGGCTCCGGTCGTGATCTCACCAAATACGATCTCCTCTGCCGCACGTCCGCCTGTAAATGTAGCAATCTTATTCTCAAGTTCTTTTTTCGTCATCAGATATTTATCACCCTGCTCAACCTGCATAGTGTAGCCGAGTGCACCTGAGGTACGCGGGATGATCGTAATCTTCTGGACCGGTGCTGAATGACTCTGCAATGCAGCTACCAGAGCGTGTCCTATCTCATGATATGCAACAACCTTCTTCTCCTGATCTGAAAGAACCGCATTCTTCTTCTGATATCCTGCAATAACCACTTCTATACTTTCTTCGAGATCAGATTCATTTACAACGGTCCTTCCACTACGGACAGCACGTAATGCTGCTTCATTTATAATATTGGCAAGCTCCGCACCGGATGCACCGGATGCCATACGTGCAATCGTATGCAGGTCAACATCATCAGATGCTTTTATCTTCTTTGCATGAACCTTTAAAATTGCTTCACGGCCTGCAAGATCCGGCAGTTCAACCGGCACACGCCTGTCAAAACGTCCCGGACGTGTAAGTGCCGGATCTAACGACTCCGGACGGTTCGTTGCAGCAAGAATGATGACACCATTATTTCCTTCAAATCCGTCCATCTCTGTAAGAAGCTGGTTTAAGGTCTGCTCCCTCTCATCATTTCCGCCCATTTGTCCGTCACGCTTTTTACCAATGGCATCAATTTCATCAATAAACACGATACATGGTGCCTTTTCCTTTGCCTGTCCGAAAAGATCTCGAACTTTGGAAGCTCCCATACCGACAAACATCTCAACGAATTCTGATCCGGACATTGAGAAAAATGGTACATTTGATTCACCCGCAACTGCTTTTGCAAGCATTGTTTTGCCGGTTCCCGGAGGTCCTACAAGAAGGACACCTTTTGGCATAGACGCACCTACATCAGTATACTTCTTCGGATTATGAAGATAATCAACGATCTCTGAAAGGTTTTCTTTCGCCTCATCTTCTCCTGCAACGTCTGAAAAACGGATTCCCTCACTGGATTGCACATAAATCTTCGCATTGCTTTTTCCCATTCCAAAAGCCATCGAATTTTTTCCTCCGGCATGCTCCATCAGTTTCTTCGCCATATAATTTCCCAGTGCGATAAAAAGAATCAATGGCAAAACCCCGGTCAGCAGGAAGCTGATGATCGGTGACATCTGCTTATCGATATCTTTTGCGAATACGGCTCCACATTCATATAGCCTGTCCGTCAGGTTCGGATCGTTCATCAGACCTGTTTTATAAATATTTTTTTTGATCTTTATCTGTAAAGATGATCTGATTGTCCTCAACTTCTACTTCACCAATATTCTTCTTCTCGATCATGCTCATAAAAGTTCCATAATCCGTTTCCTTTACCTGATGCTCCATAAGGATTGGTGTGACAACCAGATTAAATACGATCAGCACTATTAACACAATCCCATAATAATATGCCAATGGTTTTTTCGGTGTTTTAACTTCTTTCATGGTCTTTCCTCCTGTTGTTCTGCGTTATGCTTTCTCCGTGCATTTTCGTATTATTTATTCTGCCATCTGACTTCGCCCTTGGACAGAAGCGGATAACAGATCAGCTGATCTGAATCCAGATTTTCCGCATGCATGTCAACCGCTGTGATCTGATGATTATCATAAGTCGTATAATAATAAATACCTTTTGCTGTATTACAACAGGACGTGTATATCGTGATCTCATATTTGCCTTCTGTCACCTCACAGCATCCACGCTGCTGATCTACGGATCCTAAGATATGGAAGAACTGGCTTACACTCTCATCCTCTTCTTCACCGGAGATCGAATTTAATTTTGTAAAGGCAACTTTCACAAATCTTGACTGGCTGGAAAGATCTCCAGGTATTCCCATTCCACCCATTCCTCTGCTATATGCATCAAGCTGTAATACTCCTGCAAAAGTACTCTCCGGCTGTTTTCTGGATACTCCGGCATAATTATTCAGTGCAAACATCTGACTCGGGAATGGTGGATTATTGGTAAGCACTCCTACCGGATTATCATATACATGCAGCCCATCTTTCATAGACTCAACAACGATACTGGAGTCTTTGTCTGCAATGATCCAGTGAAGCTGTGCTGTCGGCAGCTGTTCACTGAATGCTGTACCTGTCAGTCTCATTGCTGCCAGCTTCTCTCTCGCCTCTGCTACAGTAGCACACTGTGTAAGGATCCATGGGATGAACTCGAACTGTGCCACCTGGCTGACTTCTGTTTCATCTTCCGGCAAAGCCTCTTCATATGCCGCATTGCCGACAAAATTAAGACCTGCCATTCCAAGGCCTTTTTCATTAACAGCATCATAATAAAGCGGATAACCTTCTGCAACAAATGCCATTCCGATCAAAGCATAATGGCTTTTTATCTTCCCGGCAAACCGGAAATCAAATTCGTAATTTCTTGGCGTTATCGCGATCTGTTCCCCATAGGAAAATTCATAATCAAGCGTTCTGCCCATATAAAAATCTTTTGTTTTGTAAGTTGCTGCTGTACACATATCGAACACCTCTTCTTTCTGCTATAATAGTCCTGCAAACAATCTCATAAACAACTGTCCGAGCCGTAAATATGCACTCCGTCCTGTGCGGTACTTTTCGGTCACTTCCCTGCATTCATTCATGGTTGCTCCCAGATCATCTCTTATATCCAAAACTGTCTGACTATCCGCCATAAAACAACCATTTTTAAAGTGGTGATAAAGCAATGCCATTCAGTTAAGCATCATTTTAGTGGTTTTCTGTCATAGAAAGCCACTGTTTTTATGCCTAAAAACTTTAAAAATATTACAAAAAACAGTTGACAAGTAAGCCAATATATGTTGCGCAAGCCTTGATTATAAACATATTTCAAGGAGGCTCATTATGGCTGATTTTTTCTTATCTAATTTAAAATCCACACTCGACAACTGCATCACAGAACTCGATGAAATCCACTCCATGTTCTGCCGTAATCCGGAAAGTGATTTTACCAGGAACCGCAAACTTTCTTTCCGCGAGTATATTCAGTTTATGCTCCAGATGCAGAGTAAATCCGTTTCAAATGCAGTAAACATATGCAGGGCATATCTCAAACACGATGGTAACGAAACAGAGTCCATGCTTCTCATACAAAAGTATCTGACACCTGTCAAGTACAATCGAAAATATCCTATCCACCTCCGTCCAAAGAGAAATAGGGATTTCATGTATCGGGTTGCATAAATCTCGTTACCATTATTCTGCATTATAAGGCAGATAAGCAATCTGTCTTTTTGTCATAAAAAACCTTATCTAAATGACATTGAATGATTTATTTTCTATCTAAAATTTTATTAAACCGACTAAAGACTCCATAGTTTGTGTGTTTGACTTACTGTTTATATCTATCTTCTCCTAAATATTTTTCTAGTCATTGCAATATAAAATTGCTTATACAGTCTCTCCCTTAAGAGTCCTGGTATTCTGGATAATATACAGAGCGACCGATATGACCATCATTATAGCGCACAAACCAATCAACAAATCTGATACCATCGGTGTAATGTGGAACCATATAATATGCACCGCTGCAGTTCCATATAATAAAAAGGTTACTATCTTTCCATGCCAGTCTGCACCATGTACTTTTCCTGTCTTTCGTATCACAAGACATCCACTGACTACCATATACAGCTCCTTACCTGCCATTATTACGATTAAAAGAAGCATATGCGGAAAACGAGTAAACAGACAGATTAACATCGCTGCCTGTGTCAGCTTATCAGCCACCGGATCAAGTATTTTTCCTAAATTACTAATCCTATGGAATCTTCTTGCGATATATCCATCAGCAAGATCCGTAAGACCAGACAGCAATAAGATTTCACCAGCTAACAGAGGATTTTTCTTTACACAATAACTCCATATAATTACCGGAATCAGACAAAGCCGAAAAAAAGAAAGAAGATTAGGAACCGTAATAATTCTATTCAAATTTTCTTCCTGATTCACTTCACTCTGCATGTACGGTCACATCACTTTCCTTTTTTTTAGACATAAACCAATAAAATATAACACAAAATGCTAAAGCAAACACAACACCAAAAACATTTTGAATCACTCTAAGACTAACCGCTCCTTGTAGTCCATAAGTCTCTGCAGCAATGGCTAAAGCACCAAATGTGTTAAATACTGCCTGCCAGCCATATTGTGCTGAAAATCCTACACCGATTCCACCAAGGATTCCTATATATGCATAGATTGACGAAGGAAGCAGAAAATATAATACTGTAAAACATATAACACCTGCAATATTTCCGACAATCCTTTTACGGACTCTGTAGTGCATATCTTCCATAAACGGCAAAATCGTGGACATGGCCGCAATACCAGCCCACATTGCACGTGGCATATTACAAAGTTCTGCAATGCAAAGGACAATCGGTACGCATAAAATCTGACATATCTGCCATTTTGTTCTGGAAGAAGTGATATCAAATTCTTGTATCAGATCTTTCAGATTTCTTTTATAAGTTCTGTTTTTATGATTTCGATAAAATACGAAGCAGGTAAGTGCTGCACCGAAAGCCATTCCGACTAATCGCATCTGATAGCTTTTTCCCGTAACATCATAACCATATAGCAGCAGATACCCAAGAACCAATGTAGATTGATTAAACATGAATGGATTATGGCATCCGAACAGAATCAACACAGCCAGTGCCGCAATATTTAACAGCATTCCCAATACCGGTGAAAACTGATTTGCTAAATGCGGACATACAGTCATAATTACAAAGAACAAAGCCAAAAGCATCGTAGATTGTCCGGTGTGGATCCCCAGATCCGCATTTCTAAACACCATAAGGCATAATAAGACTACTACACCTACAATGCTGTTCTCATTTCCAAATAGGATGCTGAAAATACTAACAAAGAAAAAACAAAATGCCATTGTAACAGCTATCTTCACCAGATATACCAGTATATGATATGATTTTTCTTTCACTGTTTCACTCTTTTTCAACAGGTTTTTAGAACCTGCCTGATTTAACTGCAACTCCTGATAAAATGTCATATAAATTCTCCCATCTTCTAATTTATCTTAAAACTATATAATCTCATCTTTCTGTATTGGAAGCTCTACAACAAATCTGCATCCACCATATTCCCGGTTTTCTGCCTTGATTGTCCCGCCAGCACTATCTACGATCCGTTTCACAAGTGCAAGGCCGAGACCATTTCCTTCTGCTTTGTGAGAACCGTCTGCCTGATAAAATTTATCAAATATTCTGGTTTTCACATCATCCTCTATTCCCGGTCCTTCATCTTCCAGAATAAACATTACAGAATCCTTTTCCTGCTTCAGAAACATCATAATTGTCCCCTTTGCAGGACTGAACTTAATCGCATTATCTAAAAGATTCATCCATATATGCATAAAAAGTCCTTCATTCCCAGTATATTTAACTTCCTCCAGCTCTACCTGGAAACCAATTTCTTTTTCTGTCCATTTTGTCTCCAGGGAAAGAAATGCCTGACGGATCTGTTCATCCAAACGATATTCTGTTTTTTTCATTGGTATGTTCTGATTCTCTAACTTGGATAACAGCAAAATATTTCCAACCAATCCGGAAAGCCTTTGGGTATTAAACAGGATTTTTTCTACATATTCCTCTTGCTCCTGAGACAGTTCTTCTCCCTGAAGAAGCATTGTATACCCTTCAATGGCATTAATCGGGGTCTTAAACTCATGAGAAACATTAGATACAAAATCCATCTGCAGCACCTCTGTTGCACGAAGTTCTTTTGTCATAACGTTAAAACTCTGATAAGATTCTCCAACTTCTGCTATACGGCTGTTCGTTTCCAAATGCTGTTCAAAATCTCCCCGAGAAACTTCCTTCATTGCTTTACTAAGCCTGGTAATTGGTTCCAGTAACTTTGCATTAATAAAGGAAGTGATCAGCCCTGCAATCAATGTATTGAAAATCAAAAGCCAGCCAAGCACAGGTATGCTGCCCGGCAGATGAAAAAAATGATTCAAAAAAGCAAATAATAAAGCAGATATGACTGTTGAAAATACAAGTGCCAGCCAGATTGCACCAGTCAGACAGGATCGGATCCGCAATCCTTTTTCTTTCTTTTGTTCCATTATTTTTTCACCACCTTGTATCCAATTCCACGCATTGTTACGATTTCAAAATCAGGGTTATCTTTAAAACGCTCCCTGATTCTTCCTATATGTACCTCTATCGTATGTGGGTCTGCCTCCGTCTCGTATCCCCATACTTCATCCATCAACTGTTGTTTTGTAAATGTTCTGCCTGGCGAAGCTGCAAGCTTATATAAAAGCAGGAATTCTTTTTTAGGCAAAACAAGACTTTCCTTATCAGTTATAACCGTCATTGCATCATAATCAAACTCTGTTGAACCGATCACAATTTTGTGTTCATTCAGTATCTGTGCACGGCGAAGCAGTGCTCCGACTCTTAAAACCATTTCATTCACATTTACCGGTTTTACCATATAATCGTCACTTCCCGAAAGAAATCCCTGGCGCATATCATCAAAGGAACCTTTCGCAGTGATCATAAGTACCGGTATCTGATATCCTGCTGAACGGAGTTCCGACACCAGTTCATAACCATCCATAACCGGCATCATAATATCGGAAATGATCAGATCAATATACTCTTTATCCAATATTTCTAATGCCAGTGCTCCATCCGATGCACTTTTGACCTGATATCCATTCTTCTCAAGCACTTTTTGGAATAGCTGGCTTAATTCTTTATCATCTTCTACAATTAATATTTGAAACACGATCTTCTTCCTCCTTTATCAGAACAGATATCTTGCCCATCCAAGCAGATGCTGTACCAAAAGTACGTTTCTCTGACGCTTCTTTGTCAATTCAATTGGCTCTACATGATACGGATCACGATAGGTTCCATCTTCCAATACCTGTCGGGACACTCTTTCATATTCCATCATGCCTTCTTCCAACTGCTTATTAATCTCTTTGCTACGTATTACAAGCATCAGTTCCGTATCCAGATACGTGCTTCTCATATCCATGTTAAAGGAACCTATTACGGATAGATCATCATCAATCAGGATGCTTTTTCCGTGGTAAGAATAGCCGCCTTCATACTCCCAGATATCAATTCCTGTATTTAAAATTCTGTTTCTGTTTCTCGCATAATCAGCAGAACCAAACGGATTTCCATTGTTGGCAACCGAATTGGTCATGATAGAAAAATCCGGAACTCTCTCCGCAATCTCTTTCCATGTATTATACATCATATCATTGCAGATAATATATGGTGTATGAATTTTCACGCGCTCTTTTGCATTTTTCATTAGTTCTCCCAGTTGATACCAGACTACTGGTTCCTTGGGACCTGTGTGGATAGGATTTGACACTAATGCAATCTTTTCTGTCTCAAAAGTTTCGTCCGTGTAATCGGTATCGCAGATTCTTTCCTTATTCTCTTCAAAATATTTCTGATAGCCGTTCTGCAGCTCTAAAACTGCGTTCTTTACAGATTTTCTATTTGCCAGTTTTTTATTGTCATGAAAATAACCACTGTCTTCTTGTTCCCATATCGTTTCAAAATACTCTAACAACTGGTTAACTGAATTTTCTTTCTCAGGTTCATCGCAAACCACTAACACGTCTCTGTCATAGTTCTTATGTCCCGGAAAATCACCCAGGAAATAATTGTATGTATTTCTTCCCCCAAGAATATATCTCTTTCCATCTGCAATCAAATATTTATCATGCATTCTACCCATCATTTTCCACGGTTTCAACGGATTGGCCTTATTATACAGTTTAATTTCAACATTCTCATGGGAAGATAATCCATAGAAATACGGATTGCCTTCCATATCAACCCAGCTCTCCATTCCATCTACTAACAGACGAACATGCACACCTCTGTCTGCCGCATCATGCAGTGCTCCTAAAATCAATTTTCCACTTTCATCGGATTGAAATGCAAAAGTAGAAAGAATAATTTCCTTTTTTGCATTCTTGATCAAACGCACTCTTTGTAAAAGCGCTTCTGGATTCTTTTCTATGATTACTGCCCGTTCTGTATTTTCACTGCATTCGTTCCATGACCCATTTTTTGTTTCTTTTTTGGTTGTATTGGACACTTCCGGCTGCTTTTTATATGCAACGCAGATTCCGAGCAATTCATAAAAAGCCATACATAAAAAAATTGCCAGTATAACAAGAAGGATTTTACATATTTTATACTTTTTCATTGTACATCACCTGATTCCTTTTTATTTCATACTTATACAATACAAAGTCAATCTCAATTTAACCTCAACAAGGTTTGTTTTTTCATCCATGCAAAATCTTCTTTGTACAACAGACTGTTAGATATAGCAAAAACGGCCTTTCAAAAACAGTTAACTTCTAAATCAACTGTTTTTTGAAAGGTCGTTTCATCAGATTCTTATAGCAATCCAGCAAATAATCTCATAAATAATTGTCCTAGTCGCAAATATGCACTTCGTCCGGTTTGATATTGGTCTGTCACATCACGACATTCTCCCATCGTTCTTATCAGATCATTTTTTATTTCCACAACTGCCTGACAATCTGCCATAAAACAGCCGTTTTCAAAATGGTGATATAAACTTCGATAATCCAAATTAATTGTTCCACAAGTTGCCATACAGTCATCTGCCACACTCATTTTTGCATGACAGAAACCAGGAGTCCACTCATAAACACGAACACCATGTTTAACTAATCCATGATAAAAAGAACGCGTTATATTATAAATGAATTTTTTATCAGGGATACCAGGTGTGATAATTCTTACGTCTACCCCTCGCTTAGCAGCCAGACATAACGCATGCGTCATTTCATCTGTTATGATTAGATATGGAGTCATAAACCAACAATATTTTTCAGCTTTATTTATCATACTGATATAAACTTCTTCTCCTACCTGCTCATTATCCATAGGGCTGTCTGCATAAGGTTGAACAAACCCAGTTTGCTGTGCCGCATAATCATAGTGGAAAAGGTATTTACTAAAATCAGGATCATTAGCATCCTTAGCACTTACTGCATTCCACATTTCCAAAAATGTCACCGTAAGCGACTGAACAGCATCTCCTTCTAAACGAATACCTGTATCTTTCCACTGTCCATACGGGTGTGTGTAATTAAAATATTCGTTTGCTAGATTATATCCACCTGTAAATCCGACTTTTCCATCAATAACTGTTATTTTTCTATGATCACGATTGTTCAAAAACAGATTTAAACCTGGCATAAACGGATTGAATACACGGCAATGAATTCCTATTGCCTCCATCTTTTTCACAAAATCTGTGTTAATAAAGCCTATAGAACCCATATCATCGTAGAATACTCTAACTTCCACACCTGCTTTTACTCGCTCTTCCAGAACATCTTGAATCTTATGCCATGCTTCAGCGTCTTCTATCGCATGATATTCCATAAAGATAAACTTCTGTGCTTTCTCCAAATCCTTAAGCTGTGCCTCTAATCCTTTCACTGCTTCATCAAAATACACAATATCCGTATTCTGATAGATTGGATACTGCGAATTTCTTTGTATGTAACTTGCTATATTTCCTGCTTTCGGAATTGTTTCTTTTATTCTGCTCAAACACTCCTGACTGTCCGGAAGCATTGGTAACAATTTGCTATCAATTTCTGCATATCGCTCACGCATTTTATGTGTGCCACCATTCAAACCAATCAACAAATACAGGCCTACACCCATAATTGGGAAAATTAGAATTAAGATGACCCAAGGCATTTTCATAGAGGATGTCTTATTTGATGCGTACAATCCCAAAACCAAGATCCCACTCAAAATCCTTGTAAATAAATTTATGATTTCTGCATATTCATTCAAGCGTGTTACGATAGTAATAATAAAAATCACTTCCAGAAGAATGCAGATTATGGAAAAACACAGCCGTTTTACCCCATTTTTTGTTTTTGCTTTGCCCTCTAAAGTATCTTGTTTCATATATCTTCCACCTTCCTACTTGCTCAGTTTTCTCCCTAAATTTCGTGAAACATACCAATTTTGTCTTTTATTCTCTGCATTTCATTATCTGCTTCAATGATAGCTCTTGCAGAATGAAGTAATTCTTCACTTATCTCATCATAGCCAGGCATTTCTTCAATTCCTTTTTTATAGCGAAGTTGATGTTCCAATGTTGCCCAGAAATCCATACCATTGGTTCGAATCTGTAATTCTACACGCATAGGTGTTTTACCCTTAGCAAAAAATACTGGTATTTCAACAATCATATGATAGCTTCGATAACCATTCGATTTTGGATTTTTTATATAATCTTTTATTTCAATAACTTTAATATCATCCTGTTGGGTAATCAAATCTGATATCATATAAATATCGTCAATAAACGCACAAACTATTCGAACGCCTGCTACATCATTGAGATATGTCTGTATATTTTCTGTTGTAAATTCATATCCCATCTTCTGCAGTTTATCGTAAATACTATTGGGCTTCTTAATTCTTGTTTTTATAAAAGAAATAGGATTTCGATTGTTCTCAACTGAAAATTCATCATCCAAAACTTCAAGTTTAGTTTGTATCTCCCGAATAGCACAACGATACATCATCATTAAATTATAAAATTTTGTAGCATTATTTAAAAACTGTAATAGATGGTAACGAATTTATTTTTCTCCTAACAGAACCTTTTACTTCTTTTTCATTCTGCCCCTTTTTACAAAAATCAAAATCACATTCTTCCAATGAGCCATTATAACACTTCTCGAAAAATGAGGCTGCGTCCAGATTTGTATGTAATCCTGTAAGATGCAGATAATTGTCTTCATGTGCACTTACTATATAATATTCATTTTTTTCAAACGCTTTAGAACATAGCAAATATTCATATTCAACATAATATTTCTTATATAAATCTGCACATTGAATAACTGTTTCTTTTACGCGTTGCGAAAAACTCTTTTGTTCCTCCATTAAACCTCCATATAGTAAAATAGAAGGATAATCACACAGTCATCCTTCTACTAATTTTTCACAGTTTATTCTGCAATGGGAATGGGTTTTCGGTCTCCATCCCGACCACTGGAACAGGTTTAAGGTCTCTGTTCCGACCTTATAAGTATCTCTTTTTGTACTTTAATTTTACATCCCATCCCTCAAATAGTCAAAGAATTTTTCTTCTTTATATAAAGATATTCTATACTTTATTATATGCATTGCCATTGAAAAAAGAGCCCGACGCATCAAGCTCTTTCTAGGTGTTGTCCGAAGACGTCCACCGCAATTCATAGACATAATATACTATATGGCCAAAATTTGTGCAAGTTGTATTAACAAATTAACTGCATATTTGTGTCACCAGTGGTGTCACAAAATTAACTTATTATACTTTCATCGTCCGTAATGCAAATTATTCCAACAAAAAAGCGGCAATGATTCCCCGACCATTGCCGCTTCTATAAATTAATGTTCCCAGCGGGAATCGAACCCACAACTAGCGCTTAGGAGGCGCTTGTTATATCCGTTTAACTATGAGAACCTTCCGGCTCAAAAGAGCCTTTATTATTTTATATGTATTTGTCACATTTGTCAAA
This genomic interval carries:
- a CDS encoding GTP pyrophosphokinase family protein, which codes for MRYHLLQFLNNATKFYNLMMMYRCAIREIQTKLEVLDDEFSVENNRNPISFIKTRIKKPNSIYDKLQKMGYEFTTENIQTYLNDVAGVRIVCAFIDDIYMISDLITQQDDIKVIEIKDYIKNPKSNGYRSYHMIVEIPVFFAKGKTPMRVELQIRTNGMDFWATLEHQLRYKKGIEEMPGYDEISEELLHSARAIIEADNEMQRIKDKIGMFHEI
- a CDS encoding PBECR4 domain-containing protein translates to MEEQKSFSQRVKETVIQCADLYKKYYVEYEYLLCSKAFEKNEYYIVSAHEDNYLHLTGLHTNLDAASFFEKCYNGSLEECDFDFCKKGQNEKEVKGSVRRKINSLPSITVFK